The Alnus glutinosa chromosome 7, dhAlnGlut1.1, whole genome shotgun sequence genome includes a region encoding these proteins:
- the LOC133872299 gene encoding annexin D8-like: MAAPIQVHQITAPHMAATNILTMSSSHGLENECREIHDSWGSLNQLIPSLARRTQLERQQIRETYRTIYCGEEEDLISLLQRYEAGISPMKSTAFSLWMLDSHERDAVIAREALHEEDDTNYKALVEIFVGRKSDHIHLMKQAYQRRFRRQLDQDIINIEAPHPYKKILVALTTSHKAHHADVSQHIAKCDARRLYETGEGGGSGAIEAVVLETLSKRSIQQLKLTLSSYKHIYGHDYTKSLKRGNSGALEQALKMVVKCICSPPNYYAKALYLSIRGRTIDKSSFERVLMSRADVDMDEILRVFRKKYSKELKDAICESIPSGVYRDFLVALATKTT; this comes from the exons ATGGCCGCACCCATACAAGTCCATCAGATTACTGCGCCTCACATGGCAGCCACTAACATCCTTACCATGTCATCAAGCCACGGCTTAGAAAACGAATGCAGAGAAATTCATGATTCTTGGGGAAGTTTGAACCAGTTGATTCCATCTCTGGCTCGCCGAACGCAGCTTGAACGCCAACAAATTAGAGAGACTTACAGGACTATATACTGCGGGGAAGAAGAAGACTTAATAAGCCTTCTCCAAAGATATGAGGCTGGAATTTCTCCCATGAAATCTACAGCTTTCTCTCTGTGGATGCTTGACTCTCATGAGCGTGATGCTGTCATAGCTAGAGAAGCACTTCATGAGGAAGATGATACCAACTACAAAGCTCTTGTCGAAATTTTCGTGGGTCGAAAATCGGATCATATCCACCTCATGAAACAAGCCTATCAAAGAAGATTTAGAAGACAGTTGGACCAAGATATCATCAATATTGAGGCTCCCCATCCCTACAAGAAG ATTCTTGTGGCATTGACTACATCTCACAAGGCTCACCATGCTGATGTTAGCCAACATATTGCCAAGTGTGATGCTAGAAGGCTTTATGAAACAGGGGAGGGAGGAGGCTCAGGAGCCATAGAAGCTGTTGTGCTGGAAACACTAAGTAAGAGGAGCATTCAACAGCTCAAGCTGACACTTTCAAGCTATAAACACATCTATGGACATGACTACACAAAG TCACTCAAAAGAGGAAACTCTGGAGCGCTTGAACAAGCGCTGAAAATGGTCGTTAAATGCATTTGCAGTCCACCTAACTATTATGCAAAG GCATTGTATTTAAGCATTCGGGGAAGAACAATTGATAAGTCTTCCTTCGAACGTGTGCTGATGAGCAGGGCTGACGTGGACATGGATGAGATTCTAAGGGTATTcagaaaaaaatattctaaggAACTTAAAGATGCTATTTGTGAGAGCATTCCATCTGGAGTTTACAGAGACTTTCTTGTTGCCTTGGCCACAAAGACAACATAA
- the LOC133874379 gene encoding binding partner of ACD11 1 isoform X1 encodes MQTRTVQVKQVSDLASEREIHEFFSFSGEIEHIEIQRESGQSKSAFVTFKDPKALEIALLLSGATIVDQIVSITPVQNYVAKREMQEVRVVDNAVCISPAENTSVVEQDKSNPPNNGRMYVSKAQDAVASMLAKGSAIRQDAMNKAKAFDEKHRLTASASEKVVSFDRRVGITEKFTAGISVVNEKVKTVDQRLQVSDKTMAAIFAAERKLNDTGSAVKTSRYVTAGAAWLNGAFGKVAKAGQVAGTKTREKFHMAVSNLTAKEPPIVA; translated from the exons ATGCAG acgAGAACAGTTCAGGTGAAGCAGGTTTCAGATCTAgctagtgagagagagattcacgAATTCTTCTCATTTTCCGGAGAAATCGAACACATTGAGATCCAACG TGAGTCCGGGCAATCAAAGAGTGCATTTGTGACATTTAAAGATCCTAAAGCGCTTGAAATAGCATTATTGTTATCG GGAGCAACAATAGTAGACCAGATTGTGAGTATAACTCCTGTTCAAAACTATGTAGCAAAACGTGAGATGCAG GAAGTTAGGGTGGTGGACAATGCTGTGTGTATCTCTCCTGCTGAAAACACTTCAGTTGTTGAG CAGGATAAATCTAACCCGCCAAACAATGGAAGAATGTATGTCAGTAAAGCACAGGATGCAGTTGCAAGTATGCTAGCAAAAGGTTCAGCTATTAGACAAGATGCCATGAACAAGGCCAAAGCATTTGATGAGAAGCATCGGTTGACAGCCAGTGCATCAGAGAAGGTCGTTTCCTTTGACAGGAGAGTTGGGATTACAGAGAAATTTACGGCTGGGATCTCAGTGGTCAATGAGAAAGTGAAGACTGTTGATCAAAGGCTTCAAGTGTCAGATAAAACGATGGCTGCAATATTTGCAGCAGAGAGGAAATTGAATGACACAGGATCAGCTGTTAAAACAAGCAG GTATGTTACTGCAGGAGCGGCATGGTTAAATGGTGCTTTTGGTAAGGTGGCAAAGGCAGGACAGGTTGCGGGTACAAAAACGAGAGAAAAGTTCCATATGGCTGTGTCAAACTTGACTGCAAAG GAACCTCCAATTGTGGCTTAA
- the LOC133874379 gene encoding binding partner of ACD11 1 isoform X2, whose amino-acid sequence MQTRTVQVKQVSDLASEREIHEFFSFSGEIEHIEIQRESGQSKSAFVTFKDPKALEIALLLSGATIVDQIVSITPVQNYVAKREMQEVRVVDNAVCISPAENTSVVEDKSNPPNNGRMYVSKAQDAVASMLAKGSAIRQDAMNKAKAFDEKHRLTASASEKVVSFDRRVGITEKFTAGISVVNEKVKTVDQRLQVSDKTMAAIFAAERKLNDTGSAVKTSRYVTAGAAWLNGAFGKVAKAGQVAGTKTREKFHMAVSNLTAKEPPIVA is encoded by the exons ATGCAG acgAGAACAGTTCAGGTGAAGCAGGTTTCAGATCTAgctagtgagagagagattcacgAATTCTTCTCATTTTCCGGAGAAATCGAACACATTGAGATCCAACG TGAGTCCGGGCAATCAAAGAGTGCATTTGTGACATTTAAAGATCCTAAAGCGCTTGAAATAGCATTATTGTTATCG GGAGCAACAATAGTAGACCAGATTGTGAGTATAACTCCTGTTCAAAACTATGTAGCAAAACGTGAGATGCAG GAAGTTAGGGTGGTGGACAATGCTGTGTGTATCTCTCCTGCTGAAAACACTTCAGTTGTTGAG GATAAATCTAACCCGCCAAACAATGGAAGAATGTATGTCAGTAAAGCACAGGATGCAGTTGCAAGTATGCTAGCAAAAGGTTCAGCTATTAGACAAGATGCCATGAACAAGGCCAAAGCATTTGATGAGAAGCATCGGTTGACAGCCAGTGCATCAGAGAAGGTCGTTTCCTTTGACAGGAGAGTTGGGATTACAGAGAAATTTACGGCTGGGATCTCAGTGGTCAATGAGAAAGTGAAGACTGTTGATCAAAGGCTTCAAGTGTCAGATAAAACGATGGCTGCAATATTTGCAGCAGAGAGGAAATTGAATGACACAGGATCAGCTGTTAAAACAAGCAG GTATGTTACTGCAGGAGCGGCATGGTTAAATGGTGCTTTTGGTAAGGTGGCAAAGGCAGGACAGGTTGCGGGTACAAAAACGAGAGAAAAGTTCCATATGGCTGTGTCAAACTTGACTGCAAAG GAACCTCCAATTGTGGCTTAA